Sequence from the Symbiopectobacterium purcellii genome:
AACCCAGCGCCATCAGCCAGGCTTTGGGATTGAGAAATTGAAGCAGCCAGCCTTGATACAGTCGCAGCGGCTGCGGCGGTGGTGCGCTCGCTTCCAGCCGTTCATAGGCCGCTGTCGCAATTTTCCACGCCAGCCACAGCAAATAGAGACTACCGAGCACTTTCAGTATCAGGTGCAACGCAGGATAGAGCAGGATCATGCCGCCCACACCAAATGCCACCAGCAGTAAAATGCTCTGCATGCCGAGCATGATACCCACCATCAGCCACAGCGATCGCATAAAGCCGAAGTTCGCACCGGAGGTTGTCAACAGCATGTTATTCGGGCCAGGCGTGATCGCCGCCACCCAGAGAAACGCCAACATCGATAAAAATAAGCCCTGTTCCACGTCTTGACTGCCCCTTGTCCCCACCGTTACGGTATGATTTATTGACCTGACTGAGCGTTAGCCCGTCTGTTACACCGCAATGCTCGCTGAGCGGCGCAAGCAGGTTAGCGCAGTGTGATGAATATCGCACAATTATTTCCCGAGGTCGTTCCGATTCCCATGCAGTCCTCAACATTTCGCCCGTTACGCGGGGCTGATAACCCGCATGTACAAACGCTGTTGCCGCGCCTGATTCGCCGTCGTGCTCGCTTGCAGCCAGTGTGGCAACAACTCGATCTGCCTGACGGCGATTTTGTCGATCTGGCTTGGAGCGAAGCGCCGCAAGGCGCATGCCATAAACCCCGCGTGGTGCTGTTTCACGGTCTGGAAGGCAGCTTTCACAGTCCCTATGCGCACGGTTTGTTGCAAGCGTGCCGTCAACAAGGCTGGCTGGCGGTGATTATGCATTTTCGCGGCTGCAGCGGCCGTCCCAACCGTCTGAATCGTATCTACCATTCGGGTGAAACGGACGATGGCAGCTATCTGCTACGCTGGATGCGAGATACGCTAGGCGACGTGCCAACCGCTGCCATTGGCATTTCTCTGGGCGGCAATATGCTGGCTTGCCTGCTGGCTAAATGGGAAGAAGCCCGGTTGCTCTGCGCTGCAGCGATTGTCTCCGCGCCGTTTCATCTCGACGCCTGTAGCCGCAGAATCGAACAGGGTTTTTCACGTATTTATCAGCGTTATCTGGTAGGACAGTTGAAACAGAATGCCCGGCGTAAGCTGGCGCGCTACCCGGGTTCGTTACCGATTATTCCGGCACAGTTGCAACGTATCAAGGGATTGCGTGAGTTTGATGATGCGATCACCGCCCGTATTCATGGTTTTCAGGATGCTGCCGACTACTACCATCAGTGCAGTGCACTGGCGTTGCTGCCCACCATTCGCACGCCAACGCTTATCATCCATGCGCAGGACGATCCTTTCATGACACCCGAGGTGATCCCAAACATCAGCCACCTGCCCGACACTATCGAATACCAACTGACAGCGCACGGCGGACACGTCGGGTTTGTCGGCGGTACATTACTGAAACCGGAAATGTGGCTGGAACAACGCATTCCGGACTGGTTCACGCGCTTTTTATCGGCGGACACCGCAGAGGCAATAGCATGATGATTCCCTGGCAGCAGCTTGATAGCGATACCCTGCAAAATATCATTGAGTCCTTTGTGTTACGTGAAGGCACGGATTACGGCGAACAGGAGCGCTCACTGGAGGAAAAAGTCAGGGATATACGCCGCCAGCTTGCCTCCGGTGATGTGGTGCTGGTGTGGTCAGAGCTGCATGAAACGCTGAATATCATGCCTCGCACCCAGCTAAATGAAAATACGCCGTAGCGTGATAAATCACCGTTTCCTGACGTGCGGGGGGTCGTCTTGCGTCACCGGGTCTGTTATACAGTGAGAACCATGTTAGCCAAATGCCTAATCCGACGGAGTGCAACCGCATGTCGCAACAACACCCGATCATTGCCGTTACCGGCTCCAGTGGAGCAGGCACCACCACGACCAGCCTCGCGTTCAGGAAGATCTTCCAGCAGTTGCAGATAAAAGCCGCTTCACTGGAAGGCGATAGCTTTCACCGTTATACCCGGCCAGAGATGGACATGGCGATTCGCAAAGCGAAAGATTTGGGCCGCCATATCAGCTATTTCGGCCCAGAGGCCAATGATTTCAGCCTGCTTGAGCAGGCGTTTATCGAATATGGCCGCAACGGTACCGGAAAAACGCGCAAATACCTGCACATCTATGATGAGGCGATCCCCTACAATCAGGTGCCCGGCACCTTTACCCCGTGGGAGCCGATGCAGCATCCTACCGATATGCTGTTTTATGAGGGGCTGCACGGTGCCGTGGTCACTGACCAGTACGATGTTGCCCAGCACGTTGACCTACTGGTCGGTGTGGTTCCCATCGTCAATCTGGAATGGATTCAAAAGCTGGTGCGCGATATCAACGAACGCGGTCACTCGCGTGAAGCCGTGATGGATTCTGTGGTGCGTTCCATGGAGGATTACATTACCTATATCACGCCGCAGTTTTCTCGCACCCACATCAACTTCCAGCGCGTACCGACGATTGATACCTCAAACCCCTTTGCGGCCAAGGCGATCCCTTCGCTGGACGAGAGCTTTGTGGTGATCCATTTCCAGGGCGTCGAGCATATTGACTATCCCTACCTGCTGGCCATGCTGCAAGGCTCGTTTATTTCACACATCAATACCTTGGTGGTGCCGGGGGGAAAAATGGGGCTCGCCATGGAACTGATCATGGCACCGTTGGTAAAACGGCTGGCAGAAGGGCGTAGCGCGGGCTGAGATAAAACACACGCAGCCCGCCAGAAAACGATGCGACAACGAAGAAAGCTATTCGACTATGAAGAAACTAGGCGACAGCGACGATTTCGTGGCTATGCGTGACCTTCACCGCCTTTTCTAACATTAGCGCCACTGAACAATACTTCTCCGCCGACAGCGATACGGCTCGTTCAACCACCTTATCCGTTAGCCCTACGCCCGTGACGACAAAATGCAGGTTGATATGGGTAAACAGACGCGGCGTTTCTTCACGACGCGTGGAGGATAATTTGACTTCACACCCGGTAATGGTATTGCGGCCCTTTTGCAAAATGGACACCACATCAATGGCGCTACAGCCTCCTGCCGCCATCAACACCATCTCCATCGGACTGGGCGCTTTATCGCCAGCATTGCCATCCATCAGGATCTGATGCCCGGATGACGACTCACCGAGAAAGGTCAGATCTTCGACCCATTTTACGCGCGCTTGCATCCACAACTCCTCAAATTTATTCGAAAATTACTCACTGTTATATATAAAAACCGCCGATAACTAGAGCTTAATCATGCTGAAGCGAGACAACACAAGACAGGCTCGTCAAGCTGTGTTACAAACAGGAATAGAATCCGTTCCTTCAGTTTTAAGCTGACGGTCAGAACGGGTCGTGACGTCGCCATACAGAGGCCAGTATATTCCCTGACGTCAGTCCGCCAACACGGAATTTTTACTACTAGCACGTTAATACGCCGTACAGGGAACTCTGAACCCTGTAATTTGCGCAGTGAATTACAACAGAGGATAACAGCGAATGGTTCTCGGCAAACCGCAGACAGACCCGACTCTTGAATGGTTCCTTTCTCATTGTCATATTCACAAGTATCCAT
This genomic interval carries:
- a CDS encoding LysE family translocator produces the protein MEQGLFLSMLAFLWVAAITPGPNNMLLTTSGANFGFMRSLWLMVGIMLGMQSILLLVAFGVGGMILLYPALHLILKVLGSLYLLWLAWKIATAAYERLEASAPPPQPLRLYQGWLLQFLNPKAWLMALGSVASFSLAGSGYNHSVLLISFGIVLVNLISGVIWLGFGTAIGRLLRSRKAWVIFNVSMGVLTAACVLLIWH
- a CDS encoding hydrolase encodes the protein MQSSTFRPLRGADNPHVQTLLPRLIRRRARLQPVWQQLDLPDGDFVDLAWSEAPQGACHKPRVVLFHGLEGSFHSPYAHGLLQACRQQGWLAVIMHFRGCSGRPNRLNRIYHSGETDDGSYLLRWMRDTLGDVPTAAIGISLGGNMLACLLAKWEEARLLCAAAIVSAPFHLDACSRRIEQGFSRIYQRYLVGQLKQNARRKLARYPGSLPIIPAQLQRIKGLREFDDAITARIHGFQDAADYYHQCSALALLPTIRTPTLIIHAQDDPFMTPEVIPNISHLPDTIEYQLTAHGGHVGFVGGTLLKPEMWLEQRIPDWFTRFLSADTAEAIA
- a CDS encoding YheU family protein codes for the protein MMIPWQQLDSDTLQNIIESFVLREGTDYGEQERSLEEKVRDIRRQLASGDVVLVWSELHETLNIMPRTQLNENTP
- a CDS encoding phosphoribulokinase, whose translation is MSQQHPIIAVTGSSGAGTTTTSLAFRKIFQQLQIKAASLEGDSFHRYTRPEMDMAIRKAKDLGRHISYFGPEANDFSLLEQAFIEYGRNGTGKTRKYLHIYDEAIPYNQVPGTFTPWEPMQHPTDMLFYEGLHGAVVTDQYDVAQHVDLLVGVVPIVNLEWIQKLVRDINERGHSREAVMDSVVRSMEDYITYITPQFSRTHINFQRVPTIDTSNPFAAKAIPSLDESFVVIHFQGVEHIDYPYLLAMLQGSFISHINTLVVPGGKMGLAMELIMAPLVKRLAEGRSAG
- a CDS encoding OsmC family protein is translated as MQARVKWVEDLTFLGESSSGHQILMDGNAGDKAPSPMEMVLMAAGGCSAIDVVSILQKGRNTITGCEVKLSSTRREETPRLFTHINLHFVVTGVGLTDKVVERAVSLSAEKYCSVALMLEKAVKVTHSHEIVAVA